In Chitinophaga sp. HK235, a single window of DNA contains:
- a CDS encoding 3-hydroxyacyl-CoA dehydrogenase/enoyl-CoA hydratase family protein — protein sequence MQRHINKVAVLGSGVMGSRIACHFAGIGVQVLLLDIAPKELNDAEKKKNLSLDSTVVKNRIVNDALQAAIKTNPSPVYTKDVVKRIKTGNFTDDMKRVAEVDWIIEVVVENLDIKKIVFEQVEQFRKPGTLITSNTSGIPIHLMTEGRSEDFKKHFCGTHFFNPPRYLRLLEIIPTPHTDPAVIDFLMHYGDLFLGKTTVLCKDTPAFIANRVGVYSIMAIFHIMQEMGLGIDEIDALTGPVIGRPKSATFRTADVVGIDTLVKVAKGVKDNCPDDEAASIFEIPSFLQKVVENNWLGDKTGQGFYKKNKGEGGKEILTLNLQTMEYGPKQKPKFASIEAAKPIEDLKQRIRALSAATDKAGQFYQQFHARLFAYVSHRIPEIADDIYKVDDAMKAGFGWEIGPFETWDLLGVEASVKIVEEKGLTVAQWVKDMLAKGIKSFYKAENGKKFYYDIASQAYKTVPGEGEFIILENFSNNIVWKNSACNLVDIGDGVVCFDWKTKMNTIGGEVLEGLNRAVDLAEKGFRGLVVGNDGTNFSAGANVGMIFMLAAEQEYDELDMAVRLFQRTTMRLRYSSIPVVVAPHALTLGGGCEMALHADKVQAAAETYIGLVELGVGLIPGGGGTKEMALRASLEYKEGRIEEEPLKDYFMTVATAKVATSGFEGFDMGVLRKGHDEITMNPGRLIADAKSSVIALADEGYTRPVERTDIKVMGRSALGALLAGVYAMKFGNYISEHDQKVANKLAYVMCGGDLTEPSFVSEQYLLDLEREAFLSLCGERKTLERLQSVIKTGKPVRN from the coding sequence ATGCAAAGACACATCAATAAAGTAGCCGTGCTCGGCTCTGGAGTAATGGGATCAAGAATTGCCTGCCATTTTGCAGGTATAGGCGTACAGGTACTATTGCTGGATATAGCGCCAAAAGAGCTGAATGATGCAGAAAAGAAAAAGAACCTGTCGCTCGACAGTACCGTAGTGAAAAACCGGATCGTGAACGATGCACTGCAAGCTGCCATTAAAACTAATCCTTCTCCTGTTTATACCAAAGATGTGGTGAAACGCATCAAAACCGGCAACTTCACCGATGATATGAAACGGGTAGCCGAAGTAGACTGGATCATCGAAGTAGTGGTGGAAAACCTGGACATCAAAAAAATAGTTTTCGAACAGGTAGAACAATTCCGTAAGCCCGGCACCCTCATCACTTCCAACACTTCCGGCATTCCTATCCATCTGATGACAGAAGGCCGCAGTGAAGACTTCAAAAAACATTTCTGCGGTACCCACTTCTTTAACCCGCCCCGTTACCTCCGTCTGCTTGAAATAATACCTACTCCACATACAGATCCTGCAGTGATTGATTTTCTGATGCACTACGGAGATCTGTTCCTCGGTAAAACTACCGTGCTGTGTAAAGACACACCGGCATTTATCGCCAACAGAGTTGGGGTGTATTCCATCATGGCTATCTTCCATATTATGCAGGAGATGGGCCTCGGCATCGATGAAATAGATGCACTCACCGGCCCGGTAATAGGACGTCCTAAATCAGCGACCTTCCGTACTGCCGATGTGGTAGGTATTGATACCCTCGTGAAAGTGGCTAAAGGTGTGAAAGACAACTGCCCTGATGATGAAGCAGCCAGCATTTTTGAAATACCTTCTTTCCTGCAGAAAGTAGTGGAAAACAACTGGCTGGGTGATAAAACCGGTCAGGGTTTCTACAAAAAAAACAAAGGAGAAGGAGGAAAGGAAATTCTTACCCTTAACCTGCAAACGATGGAATACGGGCCTAAGCAAAAGCCCAAATTCGCCAGCATAGAAGCAGCCAAACCCATCGAAGACCTGAAACAGCGTATCCGCGCGCTGTCTGCCGCTACCGATAAGGCCGGACAGTTTTATCAGCAGTTTCATGCACGCCTGTTTGCTTATGTATCACACCGTATTCCGGAGATAGCAGATGATATCTACAAGGTAGACGACGCCATGAAAGCCGGCTTCGGCTGGGAGATAGGCCCCTTCGAAACCTGGGACCTGCTGGGCGTGGAAGCCTCCGTGAAAATAGTGGAAGAGAAAGGCCTCACCGTAGCCCAATGGGTGAAAGACATGCTGGCAAAGGGTATCAAAAGTTTTTACAAGGCAGAAAACGGAAAGAAATTTTATTACGATATCGCTTCCCAGGCTTATAAAACAGTGCCGGGTGAAGGCGAATTTATCATACTGGAAAACTTCTCCAACAACATTGTTTGGAAAAACAGTGCCTGCAACCTGGTAGATATCGGCGACGGCGTAGTATGTTTTGACTGGAAAACCAAGATGAACACCATCGGTGGTGAGGTACTGGAAGGACTGAACAGAGCGGTAGACCTGGCAGAAAAAGGTTTCCGTGGCCTGGTGGTAGGCAACGATGGCACCAATTTTTCCGCCGGCGCCAATGTGGGCATGATCTTCATGCTGGCGGCCGAGCAGGAATATGATGAGCTGGACATGGCAGTACGCCTCTTCCAGCGTACCACTATGCGTTTACGTTATTCCTCCATACCTGTAGTGGTAGCGCCTCACGCGCTTACACTGGGTGGTGGTTGCGAAATGGCACTCCATGCGGATAAAGTACAGGCAGCAGCCGAAACCTATATTGGTCTTGTGGAGCTGGGAGTAGGCCTGATTCCCGGTGGCGGCGGTACCAAGGAAATGGCCCTCCGTGCCAGCCTGGAATATAAGGAAGGCCGCATCGAAGAAGAGCCACTGAAAGATTATTTCATGACCGTAGCCACCGCAAAAGTGGCGACCTCTGGTTTTGAAGGCTTTGATATGGGCGTGCTTCGTAAAGGTCATGATGAAATTACCATGAACCCTGGTCGTCTGATCGCCGATGCTAAAAGCAGTGTGATCGCGCTGGCGGATGAAGGATATACCCGTCCTGTAGAACGCACCGATATCAAAGTGATGGGACGCAGTGCCCTGGGTGCTCTGCTGGCAGGCGTTTACGCGATGAAATTCGGGAACTATATTTCCGAACATGATCAGAAAGTGGCCAACAAACTGGCTTATGTGATGTGTGGTGGCGATCTCACAGAACCGTCCTTCGTCAGCGAACAGTACCTGCTGGACCTGGAAAGGGAAGCCTTCCTGAGCCTCTGCGGCGAACGCAAAACGCTGGAACGCCTGCAAAGCGTTATTAAAACAGGTAAACCGGTCCGTAACTAA
- a CDS encoding ABC transporter ATP-binding protein, whose amino-acid sequence MPILSLQNISKRFGAVQALSGVSFDVPQGAIYGILGPNGSGKTTLLGIVTDILKADTGSFTLFDKTPTARERRQIGTLLETPNFYHYLSGYKNLEISAAIKQRGKNDIARVLELCGLTARQHAAFKTYSLGMKQRLAIAAVMLGDPDVLILDEPTNGLDPAGIAEVRELVRNLARMGKTIILASHLLDEVEKVCTHVAILRMGKLLRSGSVDVVISRHDYLELSSADNEALSAALQAYPGCTGAQQNGHLVVAVFSAPPDAAQVNSYLAGKGIWLQHLQLRKKSLEKAFLEITNDPA is encoded by the coding sequence TTGCCAATCTTATCCTTACAAAACATTTCCAAAAGGTTTGGTGCCGTACAGGCACTTTCCGGCGTATCCTTTGATGTGCCGCAAGGTGCTATTTACGGTATACTCGGACCCAATGGCAGCGGTAAAACCACGCTGCTGGGCATCGTCACCGATATCCTGAAGGCGGATACCGGTAGTTTTACCCTTTTCGATAAAACACCTACAGCCCGCGAACGCAGGCAGATAGGGACTTTGCTGGAAACACCCAATTTCTACCACTATCTCAGTGGTTACAAAAATCTGGAGATCTCCGCAGCCATCAAACAACGGGGCAAAAATGACATCGCCCGGGTACTGGAGCTGTGTGGGCTTACAGCCCGGCAACATGCCGCTTTTAAAACGTATTCGCTGGGCATGAAACAACGCCTGGCGATCGCTGCTGTCATGCTGGGAGATCCGGACGTGCTGATCCTGGACGAGCCAACCAATGGCCTCGATCCTGCAGGGATCGCTGAGGTGAGAGAACTGGTAAGAAATCTGGCCCGGATGGGAAAAACCATCATCCTCGCCAGTCACCTGCTGGATGAAGTGGAAAAAGTATGTACCCATGTGGCTATTCTGCGGATGGGTAAATTATTGCGCTCCGGCAGTGTAGATGTGGTTATCAGCCGGCATGATTATCTGGAGCTGTCTTCCGCTGATAATGAAGCGCTTAGTGCTGCCTTACAGGCGTATCCCGGATGCACCGGTGCGCAGCAGAATGGTCACCTTGTAGTGGCTGTATTCTCCGCTCCGCCGGATGCCGCGCAGGTGAACAGTTACCTGGCCGGCAAGGGTATCTGGCTGCAGCACCTGCAGTTACGCAAAAAGAGCCTCGAAAAAGCATTCCTGGAAATAACCAACGATCCTGCATGA
- a CDS encoding ABC transporter permease gives MKLLLYTEWLKVKNYRTFWIMLLVAAIMIPAGNYVPAEVMTREMGQATKMLGQSPFSFPTVWQMVANLSSYASALFGLMLIILVTNEYTFRTSRQNIIDGWERRQFVYAKLIWVLLLSVMALLVAVLTAVVLGLVYGTAGFSLEGFVYMWYYFLQVVLLLSLALLLSVLVKRAGFAMAIFLGYTMMLEQTLVLLLKRYVGQIGSLMPLQTGDELLPFPLVGKMMPNTGGYSDSIYLLCLLGYIALAIYLVFRKVLKSDL, from the coding sequence ATGAAACTACTCCTCTATACCGAATGGCTGAAAGTAAAGAATTACCGTACTTTCTGGATAATGTTGCTGGTGGCTGCCATCATGATTCCGGCAGGTAACTATGTTCCTGCGGAAGTAATGACCCGCGAAATGGGGCAGGCCACTAAAATGCTGGGGCAGTCGCCTTTCAGCTTCCCTACTGTATGGCAGATGGTCGCCAACCTGAGCAGTTATGCATCTGCGCTGTTTGGACTGATGCTGATCATACTGGTCACCAATGAATATACTTTCCGTACCAGCCGTCAAAATATTATCGACGGATGGGAGCGCCGGCAGTTTGTATATGCCAAGCTGATATGGGTGCTGCTATTGTCAGTAATGGCTTTGCTGGTGGCTGTGCTCACAGCGGTGGTTTTAGGGCTGGTATATGGTACTGCCGGCTTTAGCCTGGAAGGGTTTGTTTATATGTGGTACTATTTTTTACAGGTAGTATTGTTGCTGAGCCTGGCTTTGTTGCTCAGTGTGCTGGTGAAACGGGCAGGTTTTGCCATGGCTATTTTTCTCGGGTATACCATGATGCTGGAACAGACGCTGGTGCTGTTACTGAAACGTTATGTAGGTCAGATAGGTAGTCTGATGCCGCTGCAAACCGGTGATGAATTGTTGCCTTTTCCATTGGTAGGAAAGATGATGCCCAATACCGGCGGGTATAGTGACAGTATTTATTTGTTATGTCTGTTGGGCTATATTGCATTGGCCATCTATTTGGTTTTCAGGAAAGTATTAAAATCGGATCTGTAA
- the surE gene encoding 5'/3'-nucleotidase SurE: protein MEKQERIILVTNDDGITAPGIRALIEAVRPLGKVVVVAPDSPQSGKGHAITIGVPLRLNQVDIFEDIEAWQCSGTPVDCVKLARDKILHRKPDICVSGINHGANHSINVIYSGTMSAAMEAAIEGIPSVGFSFLEYSYDADFSLPAKVAREVTERMLRSDLPAGTLFNVNIPVVEEKDFRGLRLCRQADAKWVEEFDERRDPHGKKYYWLTGQFKNRDIGEDTDVWALENNYASMVPVQFDLTNYKLKQQLEADWKDL from the coding sequence ATGGAAAAACAGGAGCGGATTATATTAGTGACAAATGACGATGGTATAACGGCACCGGGTATACGTGCGTTGATAGAAGCGGTACGGCCGCTGGGTAAAGTGGTAGTGGTAGCACCGGACAGCCCGCAGTCAGGTAAGGGGCATGCGATTACTATTGGGGTGCCTTTGCGTTTGAACCAAGTAGATATTTTTGAAGATATAGAAGCATGGCAGTGTTCCGGTACACCGGTAGACTGCGTAAAGCTGGCCAGGGATAAGATCCTGCACCGCAAGCCGGATATTTGTGTGAGCGGTATCAATCACGGTGCCAACCATTCTATCAACGTAATTTATTCAGGAACCATGTCTGCGGCCATGGAAGCAGCCATAGAAGGCATTCCTTCCGTAGGTTTTTCTTTTCTGGAATACAGCTACGATGCTGACTTCTCATTGCCTGCCAAAGTAGCCAGGGAAGTAACTGAACGTATGCTGCGGTCCGATCTGCCGGCTGGAACATTGTTCAATGTGAACATCCCGGTTGTGGAGGAAAAGGATTTCAGAGGCCTGCGCCTCTGCCGGCAGGCAGACGCCAAATGGGTAGAAGAGTTTGATGAACGTCGTGATCCTCATGGTAAAAAATATTACTGGCTTACCGGACAGTTTAAAAACAGGGATATAGGAGAAGATACAGATGTGTGGGCCCTGGAAAACAACTATGCGTCCATGGTGCCGGTACAGTTTGACCTGACCAACTACAAGCTGAAACAGCAGCTGGAAGCAGACTGGAAAGATCTGTAA
- the lpxB gene encoding lipid-A-disaccharide synthase: MKYYIIAGEASGDLHGSNLVRRMKQLDTAADIRGWGGDLMEAAGVNVVKHYKELAFMGFVEVVMNLRTILRNMELCKKDIAAFKPDVLVLVDYPGFNMRIAEWAKQQGIKTVYYISPQVWAWKESRVKKIKRDVDKMLCILPFEQEFYHKWNFETEYVGHPLVEVVKNAKEAPADAPLASKPVIAVLPGSRKQEVSVKLPIMLTMAKHFPDYQFVVAQAPSLDDHFLESLTGQHPNVSMVKGKTYRLLRQAKAALVTSGTATLETALFGVPEVVCYKGNPISYFFAKRLIKVKYISLVNLIMDRPVVKELIQHDLTEENLLTELTSLLKNDSARQRIQADYAELWHKLGEKDASGRAAEVIVNYAKGK, translated from the coding sequence TTGAAATATTACATTATAGCAGGAGAGGCGTCAGGAGATCTGCATGGCAGTAACCTTGTCAGGCGGATGAAGCAGCTGGATACTGCAGCGGATATACGGGGATGGGGCGGTGATTTGATGGAAGCTGCCGGCGTAAACGTGGTGAAGCACTACAAGGAACTGGCCTTTATGGGTTTTGTGGAGGTAGTGATGAATCTGCGTACGATCCTGCGTAATATGGAGCTGTGCAAAAAAGATATTGCAGCCTTTAAGCCCGATGTGTTGGTGCTGGTAGACTATCCCGGCTTTAACATGCGCATCGCGGAATGGGCCAAACAGCAGGGTATTAAAACAGTTTACTACATCTCTCCCCAGGTATGGGCCTGGAAAGAAAGCAGGGTGAAGAAGATTAAGCGGGATGTGGACAAAATGCTGTGTATCCTGCCGTTTGAACAGGAATTCTATCATAAATGGAATTTTGAAACGGAGTATGTAGGACATCCGCTGGTGGAAGTGGTTAAAAACGCCAAAGAAGCGCCTGCAGATGCACCGCTGGCCAGCAAGCCGGTAATAGCCGTATTGCCGGGTAGCCGTAAGCAGGAGGTAAGCGTAAAGCTGCCGATCATGCTCACCATGGCCAAACATTTCCCGGATTATCAGTTTGTGGTAGCGCAAGCACCCAGCCTCGACGATCATTTCCTGGAAAGCCTAACCGGTCAGCATCCCAACGTATCGATGGTAAAAGGCAAAACCTACCGGTTACTGCGGCAGGCAAAGGCAGCCCTGGTAACATCCGGTACTGCTACCCTGGAAACAGCCTTGTTTGGTGTGCCGGAAGTAGTATGTTACAAAGGCAATCCTATCTCTTATTTTTTTGCTAAAAGGCTGATCAAAGTGAAATATATCTCTCTGGTTAACCTTATCATGGACAGACCAGTAGTGAAAGAGCTGATTCAGCACGATCTCACGGAAGAAAACCTGCTGACAGAACTCACCAGTCTTCTTAAAAACGATAGTGCCCGCCAGCGTATCCAGGCCGATTATGCTGAATTGTGGCATAAACTCGGTGAAAAAGATGCCAGCGGCAGGGCTGCAGAAGTAATCGTGAATTACGCAAAAGGAAAATAA
- a CDS encoding DUF6728 family protein: protein MKSLWRQILRYFYIGKGDPNAPKTRYVAMMHGMNRISIILFVIALIVMIIRLVRRH from the coding sequence ATGAAAAGCTTGTGGCGACAAATATTAAGATACTTCTATATTGGCAAAGGTGACCCCAATGCGCCTAAAACCCGTTATGTGGCTATGATGCACGGCATGAACCGCATCTCCATTATTCTTTTCGTTATAGCGCTGATTGTGATGATAATCAGGTTGGTGAGAAGACACTGA
- a CDS encoding glycoside hydrolase family 2 protein → MECNRWGRWLVSIFFLTCFTKSIYAAETVADTLVSGWEFSRVDEGIWRPATVPGTVHTDLLALQLIPDPFVGTNEKAVQWVDKKDWQYRKRWKLTASDLQYEVLELDFKGLDTYASVYVNGHLVLQSANMFVEQVVNVKQWLHEGENELRVLFESPIKHDMPQFLKDQVIYPAGNDASDIPLSVYARKAPYHYGWDWGPRLVTAGIWKPVYLKKWNKAIIRDIWWQQQQLNAAKAALNAVLTLETVTAGTYNLKLSTALPGARRETITKVVTLQKGTNTIQVPVQIKQPKLWWPAGLGDPTRYTMSAELLDKNTVLAADHQLIGLRTIEVVNKPDSLGESFYVKVNGRPVFMKGANYIPQDNFLPRVSEKKYRQLFEDMQSSHFNMVRVWGGGIYEDDLFYALADANGILVWQDFMFACTLYPADTAFLANVKQEAAYTIKRLRNHPSLALWCGNNEVAVAIKNWGWQSGYAYTDAQWASLQQGYEQLFKELLPAVVKENDPGRFYFHSSPISNWGKKEDFTKGDNHYWGVWHGMEWFEAFNTHIPRFMSEYGFQSFPEMATIDSFATKADYDIFSNVMQAHQKSPAKGNTAIKTYMLHYYRAPKDFPSFVYLSQVLQAEGMKVAIEAHRRAMPYCMGTLYWQLNDCWPGPSWSGRDYYGRWKALQYYVKDAFSPLLVSGLVENKQLGVWLVSDENKDKKGDLELIATDLSGHPLWQQTLKNISIKANTSSKVFAVDTAAILKGRNPAEVICYAQLRIDDKIIKRNIFYFVSAKEMALEEPSVAVTFGKQPVQDNVLYMTVKAEKLARNVYLQLDNATPEERFEENYFDLLPGENKTIRIYTKRNPAAIRAALKVTSLVDTYKN, encoded by the coding sequence ATGGAATGTAATAGATGGGGTCGATGGCTGGTATCGATCTTTTTTTTAACCTGTTTTACTAAATCGATTTATGCGGCGGAGACCGTTGCTGATACACTGGTTTCAGGATGGGAATTCTCTCGTGTGGATGAAGGGATATGGCGGCCGGCGACTGTTCCCGGCACGGTACATACTGACCTCCTGGCGCTGCAACTGATACCCGATCCTTTTGTAGGCACCAATGAAAAAGCGGTGCAGTGGGTCGATAAAAAAGACTGGCAATATCGCAAAAGATGGAAGCTGACTGCCAGTGATCTGCAATATGAGGTACTGGAACTGGACTTCAAGGGGCTGGACACCTATGCGTCTGTATATGTGAACGGGCACCTGGTATTACAATCGGCCAACATGTTTGTAGAACAGGTGGTGAATGTAAAACAGTGGCTGCATGAAGGCGAAAATGAATTGCGGGTACTGTTCGAAAGTCCGATTAAACATGATATGCCACAGTTTCTGAAGGATCAGGTGATCTATCCGGCAGGCAATGATGCCAGTGATATTCCACTCAGTGTATACGCCCGTAAAGCGCCGTATCATTATGGCTGGGACTGGGGCCCGCGTCTGGTGACTGCCGGCATATGGAAACCGGTATACCTGAAAAAATGGAATAAAGCGATCATTCGGGATATATGGTGGCAACAGCAACAGCTGAACGCCGCTAAAGCTGCCCTGAATGCAGTGCTCACGCTGGAAACGGTAACAGCCGGCACTTACAACCTGAAGCTCTCCACTGCCCTGCCGGGAGCCAGACGGGAAACCATCACCAAAGTAGTGACGCTGCAAAAAGGCACTAATACCATACAGGTACCGGTACAAATCAAACAGCCGAAACTATGGTGGCCGGCAGGTTTGGGCGATCCTACCCGTTACACGATGTCTGCTGAACTGCTCGACAAAAACACTGTATTGGCTGCAGATCATCAGTTAATAGGACTCCGTACAATTGAAGTGGTGAACAAACCGGATAGCCTGGGTGAAAGCTTTTACGTGAAAGTCAATGGCCGCCCGGTTTTTATGAAAGGAGCCAATTATATTCCGCAGGATAATTTTCTGCCGAGGGTTTCTGAAAAGAAGTACCGGCAGCTGTTTGAAGATATGCAGTCCAGCCATTTTAATATGGTGCGTGTTTGGGGGGGAGGTATTTATGAAGATGACCTGTTTTATGCACTGGCAGATGCTAATGGTATTTTGGTATGGCAGGATTTTATGTTTGCCTGCACCCTGTATCCGGCTGATACGGCGTTTCTGGCCAATGTGAAGCAGGAGGCAGCATATACGATAAAACGCTTGCGTAACCATCCTTCGCTGGCTTTGTGGTGTGGCAACAATGAAGTGGCCGTGGCGATTAAAAACTGGGGCTGGCAGAGCGGTTATGCTTATACAGATGCACAATGGGCGAGTCTGCAACAAGGATATGAGCAGTTGTTTAAAGAGCTGCTACCCGCCGTGGTAAAAGAAAATGATCCGGGCAGGTTTTATTTTCATTCTTCTCCTATCAGCAACTGGGGCAAAAAAGAAGATTTTACCAAAGGCGATAACCACTACTGGGGCGTATGGCATGGTATGGAATGGTTTGAGGCGTTTAACACACATATACCGCGGTTTATGAGTGAATACGGTTTTCAGTCATTCCCCGAAATGGCCACCATCGACAGTTTTGCGACCAAAGCCGATTACGATATTTTTTCCAATGTGATGCAGGCGCATCAGAAAAGTCCGGCGAAAGGTAATACTGCCATTAAAACTTATATGCTGCATTATTACCGTGCACCCAAAGACTTCCCTTCTTTTGTATACCTGAGTCAGGTGCTGCAGGCGGAGGGCATGAAAGTGGCGATAGAAGCGCATCGCAGGGCTATGCCTTATTGCATGGGTACTTTGTACTGGCAGTTGAATGACTGCTGGCCCGGTCCTTCCTGGTCTGGCCGGGATTATTACGGCCGCTGGAAAGCGTTGCAGTATTATGTGAAAGATGCTTTCTCACCATTGCTGGTATCCGGTCTGGTAGAAAACAAACAGCTGGGAGTATGGCTGGTATCGGATGAAAACAAAGACAAAAAGGGGGATCTGGAGCTGATAGCCACCGACCTTTCCGGTCACCCGTTGTGGCAGCAAACGTTAAAGAATATCAGTATAAAAGCCAATACCAGCAGTAAAGTGTTTGCAGTGGATACAGCTGCTATTTTAAAGGGAAGGAATCCTGCTGAGGTAATATGCTATGCACAACTGCGAATTGACGATAAGATTATCAAGAGGAATATCTTTTATTTTGTGTCTGCGAAGGAGATGGCCCTGGAGGAGCCGTCTGTTGCGGTAACATTCGGGAAGCAGCCGGTGCAGGATAACGTGTTGTATATGACTGTTAAAGCGGAGAAACTGGCGAGAAATGTTTATTTACAGCTGGACAATGCTACGCCGGAAGAAAGGTTTGAAGAGAATTATTTTGATCTGCTGCCTGGCGAAAACAAGACCATCAGGATATATACAAAACGTAATCCGGCAGCCATCAGGGCTGCATTGAAAGTAACCTCTTTGGTAGATACTTATAAAAATTGA
- a CDS encoding alpha-L-fucosidase, which produces MRKLWMALGCAWLTINAASAQTEELPYVPETDPAVVQKLDEWQDWKFGMIIHWGPYSQWGVVESWSICPEDEGWTAHNPKMSYFEYLQKYEALGKTFNPTHFAPEKWAKAAREAGMKYLVFTTKHHDGYCMFDTRQTDYRVTAPDAAFSKNPRANIAKEVFEAFRKEGIHAGTYFSKPDWHSDAYWWNYFPPRDRNVNYDVKKYPERWNQFKQYTYNQIEELMTGYGKLEILWLDGGWVRPLRQQTQESLSWSKTPPQDQDIDMGKIAKMARSHQPGLIVVDRSVHGPYENYRTPEQQIPDKPLSYPWETCMTMGGSWSYVPNDKYKPVGTLIHNLVDIVAKGGNYLLNVGPGPDGELHEAAYTTMKGIGEWIKVNGAAIYGTRAVAPYKDGKVCFTRKKDGSVYAIYLLDDQEKLPATITFKGLKPARGAAMQLLGASGKLGWKTVGDTVTVSIPEKLRQQAWIYAVAIRIGAVEKM; this is translated from the coding sequence ATGAGAAAATTATGGATGGCATTGGGTTGTGCATGGCTGACAATAAATGCGGCCAGTGCACAAACAGAAGAATTGCCTTATGTGCCGGAAACAGATCCGGCTGTAGTGCAGAAACTGGATGAGTGGCAGGACTGGAAATTTGGTATGATCATTCACTGGGGCCCATATTCCCAGTGGGGTGTGGTGGAGTCATGGAGTATCTGCCCGGAAGATGAAGGGTGGACCGCCCATAACCCCAAAATGTCTTATTTTGAATACCTGCAAAAGTATGAGGCGCTGGGAAAAACGTTCAATCCTACACATTTTGCTCCTGAAAAGTGGGCAAAAGCAGCCAGGGAAGCAGGTATGAAATACCTGGTGTTTACCACCAAGCATCACGATGGTTACTGTATGTTTGATACCAGACAGACAGATTACCGCGTGACCGCTCCTGATGCGGCTTTCAGCAAAAATCCACGGGCCAATATTGCCAAAGAGGTGTTTGAAGCTTTCCGTAAGGAAGGTATTCATGCGGGCACCTATTTTTCCAAGCCTGACTGGCATTCCGATGCCTACTGGTGGAATTATTTCCCGCCCCGCGACCGTAATGTGAACTATGATGTGAAAAAATATCCTGAAAGATGGAATCAGTTCAAGCAGTATACCTACAATCAGATCGAAGAGCTGATGACCGGTTACGGCAAACTGGAGATCCTCTGGCTGGATGGCGGCTGGGTGAGACCTTTGCGTCAGCAGACCCAAGAATCCCTTTCCTGGAGCAAAACACCCCCACAGGACCAGGATATCGACATGGGCAAAATTGCCAAAATGGCCCGGAGCCATCAGCCAGGCCTGATCGTGGTAGACCGCAGTGTACACGGGCCGTATGAAAACTACCGTACCCCTGAGCAGCAGATCCCTGATAAGCCACTGTCTTATCCCTGGGAGACCTGTATGACGATGGGCGGTTCCTGGTCCTATGTGCCGAATGACAAATACAAGCCGGTAGGCACACTTATCCATAATCTGGTGGATATCGTGGCCAAAGGGGGCAACTACCTGCTGAACGTTGGTCCCGGCCCCGATGGAGAGCTGCATGAAGCGGCCTATACTACTATGAAAGGTATCGGGGAGTGGATAAAAGTGAATGGTGCTGCTATTTACGGTACCCGGGCTGTAGCGCCTTATAAAGACGGAAAAGTATGTTTTACCCGGAAAAAGGATGGCAGCGTATATGCGATCTACCTGCTGGACGACCAGGAAAAGCTGCCGGCCACAATTACATTTAAGGGCCTTAAACCGGCCAGGGGTGCGGCTATGCAGTTGCTGGGCGCTTCCGGTAAGCTGGGGTGGAAAACCGTAGGGGATACTGTAACCGTAAGTATACCTGAAAAGCTGCGTCAGCAGGCCTGGATTTACGCGGTGGCAATCCGTATCGGAGCTGTGGAAAAGATGTGA